The Orcinus orca chromosome 1, mOrcOrc1.1, whole genome shotgun sequence DNA window GGTCAGCAGAGGAGGGGCGGGCGGAGAGGCCTGGAGTGGGCCGGCGGGTGGATGGGGGCCCCTGCTGGAGTCGGGGTCCCACCAGACGAGGGCAGCAGAGGAGCTGAGAGGGCGTTCGAGGCGTGAGTGGCCCGgccgccccagcccagccccccttGTCGGCACAGCCCGAATGTGGCCGGCAGCCGAGATGGGATGGACAACGAGACCGGCACGGAGTCCCTGGTCAGCCACCGGCGGGAGCGAGCCCGACGCCGGAACCGCGAGGAGGGTAACGAGGCCACACCCTTGACCTCCCCGGGACCCCATGGGCGCCCCAAGCCCCTGCTGACCCCCACGTACTGCCCTGTCCAGCGGGGGTCCCTTGGCAGAGGTTCCAGGACCCTAGTGGCCCCCCCAGCAACCCAGCGGTCACCCTGCCAGCTCCCAGGTCAACAGGTGCTCTAGGCTGCAGGGCCGCCCGTGACCTCCAGGGGACCCCACAGCCAGCCCCCCTCCCTGCTGTCCCCATAGCCGCCCGGACCAACGGGCACCCAAGGGGGGACCGGCGGCGGGACCTAGGGCTGCCCCCCGACAGCGCGTCCACCGTGCTGAGCAGTGAACTTGAGTCCAGCAGCTTCATCGACTCGGAGGAGGACGACAACACCAGCCGGTGGGCGAGGGCTGGGGTGCGAGGCGGGGCGGGGCGTGTGCGCAGGGTGTGTCCGCGTGCATGTGCACGTGTGGGCAGGGGGCCCTGCTGGTGGCTCGCTGCCTTGGGGGGGCGGCTTTCCCCAGGtctggccccgcccccgcccctctggcctcagtttcctctgccgcgtgggggaggggtggccaggCCCTGACTCTGCGCcgaccgcccccaccccccccacccccaccccccacgcccCGACCCCGCCAGGCTGAGCAGCTCCACGGAGCAGAGCACCTCCTCCCGGCTCATCCGGAAGCACAAGCGCCGGCGGCGGAAGCAGCGCCTGCGGCAGACAGACCGGGTAGGTGTGGAGGCCCGAGCGGGCAGGTGGGTCCCAGCCGCGGTCCCACCCGCAGCCCCTCACCTGGCGCCCCCCGCAGGCCTCCTCCTTCAGCAGCATCACGGACTCCACCATGTCCCTGAATATCATCACCGTCACGCTCAACATGGGTGAGGCCTCGGCGGGGCAGGTCCTCGGGCCTGGCAGGGGGTCCTCGGGTGGGGGGCACCTGCTCACCCCCCCTCTCTGCAGAGAGGCACCACTTCCTGGGCATCAGCATCGTGGGCCAGAGCAATGACCGGGGCGACGGCGGCATCTACATCGGCTCCATCATGAAGGGCGGCGCCGTGGCTGCCGACGGCCGCATCGAGCCGGGTGACATGCTGCTGCAGGTGCGGGGCCGGGGGAGCCACTGGGGGGCCGGGGGGCCGGCACCTGCACCCACCGCGCTGACCCCTCGTCCCCAGGTGAACGACGTCAACTTTGAGAACATGAGCAACGACGACGCGGTGCGGGTCCTGCGGGAGATTGTGTCCCAGACAGGGTGAggcgcggggcgggcggggcaggggctgagAGTTGGGGGAGTCCCCCCGGGGCCTCGCCGTGTGACCCGCCCTCCCCGCAGGCCCATCAGCCTCACTGTGGCCAAGTGCTGGGACCCGACGCCCCGCAGCTACTTCACCATCCCGAGGGGTGAGTGACCCCACGGGgccagcggggcgggggcggggggtgcccAGCGCGGCCTGAAGGTCCTCTCTCCTCTGCGCCCCTGTGCTCTGCTCTCTCTCCCGCCGTCCGTCCGTCCGTCTGTTGCCGCGCGGTGGCCGCCCAGCTGACCCCGTTCGGCCCATTGACCCGGCCGCCTGGCTGTCACACACGGCGGCGCTGACCGGAGCCCTGCCCCGCTACGGTACGAGCCCCTGCTCCAGCGCCGTCACGCGCACCAGCACCTCCTCACTAACCAGCTCGGTGCCCGGCGCTCCGCGTAAGTGGTGGCTCACGAGACCAGGGAACTGAGGCCCCAGGCGAGGGCCTGGCCGCGGCGCCCCGGATGGGGATGGTCGGTTGCACCCGAGGCCCATCCCATGCCAGGCTCCGGCAGTCAGATGCAGCGCCCACAGGGCTccgccctcctcccagcctctggtgGAGGTGGAAGATGCCTGGAGGGGCCCGGCCAGCCCAGGGGTCTCcctgcggggcggggcggggcggggaggggcggctgTCTGAGCAGGGCCCTCACCTGGCTTTCCTGCCACTAACATGACTAATAGCCCTGAGCTCGCGGGGGAGGGGGTTGAAGAGGCCCGATCTCCGCCCGTGGGTTCCTCGTCCTGGTTGGATCCCAGATTCTGATGAAGCGCCTGCAGGGTAGGAGACGAAggtccagcccccacccacccccatgtgCCGGCTCCCTGACCCTCGGAGCTGTCAAGCAGTGGGGCTGGACCCCCCAGTCACTGGGCCAGCAGAGTCTGGTCTCTGAGGGGGTGCGGCAGGTGGGGCCTGGGGTCCATTCTGACCCCCGCCCCGTCTGTCAGCCACTCGGGCTGAGGAGGAGGCCGTGCCTTGCAGAGCTGGAGGAGGTGCCGCTGACGGTGAAGAGTGACATGGGCGCTGTCGTCCGGGTCATGCAGCTGCCGGACTCAGGCCTGGAGATCCGCGACCGCATGTGGCTCAAGATCACCATCGCCAACGCCGTCATTGGTGAGGGTCCCACGGCCAgcagagggggcggggcggggcggccccGGGCCCCTGCCTGACGGCCGCCCACCACACCAGGGGCGGACGTGGTGGACTGGCTGTACACGCACCTGGAGGGCTTCCGTGAGCGGCGGGAGGCGCGCAGGTACGCCAGCAGCATGCTGAAGCGCGGCTTCCTGCGGCACACGGTGAACAAGATCACCTTCTCCGAGCAGTGCTACTACGTCTTCGGGGACCTGTGCAGCAGTGAGTAGGGgctgcggggcggggcggggtcccCAGAGGGcccgcccaccccgccccacGCCCGCCCCACGCcaaccccgcccccacccccgccccgcgcccaccccccaccccgccccacccacccccctcaCCCCCGCCTACCCCTTCGCAGACTTCGCGGCGCTGAACCTCAACAGCGGCTCCAGCGGGGCCTCGGATCAGGACACGCTGGCCCCGCTGCCCCACCCGGCCGCCCCCTGGCCCCTGGGGCAGGGCTACCCCTACCAGTACCCGGGGCCCCCGCCCTGCTTCCCGCCCGCGTACCAGGACCCCGGCTTCGGCTACGGCAGCGGCAGTGCTGGCAGTCAGCAGAGTGAAGGTGAGGGCCTCCCGCCCGGCCGCCACACCTTCCCCACCGCCTAGCTCTGCCCTGTGTGCCGGTTCCTCCACCCTGTGCGCTCCCATCCGCTCTGTGCTTGGGCCCTGGGTGGCTCCTTCTAGAAGGGGCGAGTGGTCGAAGGAGGGCCAGAGAGAAGAACCCGGAGGCTTCAGGGGTTGCGTGTGGGGGCTGGTGCTCCAGCCGTGGCAGAGGCCAGAGGTGGTGTGGGAAGGATGGGGGCATCGGGGTGTGGTGGCCCGGGTGGGGGAGTGGCATGGGGACCCCAGGACACAGTGGAGGACAGAGACTTCCGCCTTCCGCCTGCAGCCGGAGGTGACAGTTTCATAGACGGCCCAGCCCGATGCTGGGATGTGTGGGGCAGCTGAGCGGGAAGCTTGGGGTGTCCCTGAGGAGGGGACCTGTTGGAAGTGTCCCGAGGCTGAGTGGGGTCAGTGAGGTCCATGGGCCCGTGCCCCCAGCATCTGGGGAGAGGTCTGGTGGCTGGCCCGGTGGACCCAGAAAGGGACGGGGAGACAGGAGAGTGGATCGGAGGATAGTGGTGTCTGAGGGGAAGCCGTGTTGGGCACCTGTGGACCCTGGACAGGCCCAGCCGGTGGGGTCACACCCTGGTAGCAGGGTGTGGGTGCCCAGCCGGGCCTGCTCTGTAACTCATCTATCCCTTGCTTTGTGCTGGGCAAGCCTTAGACTGAAGGACTAGCGGAACGGACCCTCGGGGCCGGTAAGCCAGGGTCCTGCCCGGCGTCCCTCCCGGCACATCCCCAGCCAGTGGGCGTCTTCAGGTTCCCGACACTTCCTGAGCCCAGGAGGGGCTGAGCCGAATGGCCAGCCAGGGCTCCAGGGTCAGACGAAAGGCGGGTCTTGGGTGGGGAGCCCAAGATGGCCGGCAGGTGCGCCAAGCACACACGgccttctctgggcctcggtttctcaGCTGCAAGACCAGGCCCTCGGTCCAGGCACTGGGGTGAGGAGTGGGGGCACTGAGCTGGCCCTGGTGTCCCTGCCTGTCTGCCACTGcccccccgcgccccccccccccggcctgctGCAGCTGCTCTTGCTTCCCTGGGCGGGGCCGGCCCAGCCCTTGTGTCTGCATGGCTCCCCCCTCCACCTGCACCCCGGCTCAGGACCACCAGGCTCTGCCCCTGGTTGTCCTCGCAATGGCCGGCCATCTTGGAAGAGGCAAGGCCCGGCACTGACCGTCCCATTCCTCTCCCCCCTTCTTGACCCCAGGAAGCAAAAGCAGTGGGTCCACCCGGAGCGCTGGCGGGAGCAGCCGTCGGGCCCTGGGGCGTGAGAAGGAGAGCCGGTCGGCTGGAGCTGGGGGCAGTGGCAGCGAGTCGGACCACACAGTGCCAAGCGGGGTGGGCAGCGGCGGCTGGCGGGAGCGTCCTGCTGGCCAGCTCAGCCGTGGCAGCAGCCCGCGCAGCCAGGCCTCGGCCGCCGCCCCAGGGCTCCCCCCGCTGCACCCCCTGACAAAGGCGTACTCGGTGGTGGGCGGGCCGCCTGGGGGGCCGCCTGTCCGGGAGCTGGCCGCTGTCCCCCCAGAGCTGACAGGCAGCCGCCAGTCCTTCCAGAAGGCCATGGGGAACCCCTGTGAGTTCTTTGTCGATATCATGTGACCAAGGAGAGAGTGCTTCCGGCCTGGCCACTGCTTCCAGCCAGTGGTCCTGCTGCCCCTGCAGGAGGGGCTGCACCTGGAGCTTGTGTGGCCTTCGTGGCCTTCCTGGGTCAGACCAGCCTGTGCTTCGTGCCATGGGGTCTGGGCCTGGCCAGAGTGGCAGCAGGCTGGAGGAGAGGGGCTGAGGGTAGCCCAGGCCACCGTAACCTGGATGGCAGCCCGTCCTCCTGGCCAGAGCAGCTGTGTCTGTGCAGACCCCGGTGGGGGGGCCTCCATCTCCCTGTGCTCAGGCAGGTCTGACCTGCCCGCCTTGGCGTGTGCCTCAGGGACCCGCACTCGCCCACAGTGCTGTGCACGGGGCCTCAGGTTGAGCTGAGAGGTGGCCGCTAGGCCTGGGCCCCCCTCTTCACCCGGTTCACAGGCCCCACCCCCCATCCTGcccaggccggggtggggggcccTCTCGGGGGTAGGGTCCTAGCCCCGAGGCCTCTCTCTGGCTGCCCAGGGTAGggatctaatttatttatttattgcctggCCTGTGTGCTCCACGGGGTGGCGGCCAAGTCAGCTGTCCCCCACTCCCAGCCACTGGAGCAGAGTTTCATGTGTTCACCCCCACCCCGCAGGGACACACGGTGTGTCTGAAGGTGTGCGGGAGGACGGTGAGGGGGAGATGGCAGGAGAGGGAAGGTGACACTGAGGGCAAGGGCCACAGATGCACACAGCTGCTGCCGGGGCGGGGTCTGGGGCAGAGGGCGTGGCCAGTTCGCCCCTCCCCGCGGTCCTGGGGTGgccacgcacgcacgcacgcacgcacgctgCTCCCTCCGTCCAGCGTCGCTGGCCTGCACACGTCTGCACTGTAGATACTGTGCGGAGCTGGAGCGTCGTCCAGGTAGTTAATAGAGCTGCTTCTGTGTAAATGCTATTTTAAACACtaaaaagcatttaattttaTGGGACCGACGTGTGACCTGTGTCTCTTTTTAACCACTTTAGGAGATTGGGGTGCAGGGGCCGGGTCAGCTTCCCCAGGGTCCGTCCGAGAGCTGACCCAGGACCCAGGACCCAGCGACAAGGCCCTGGCCGCAGCAGTCCTGGCGGGCGGTCTTCTGTCTGTGGTGCTGGCTCCTGGCTCCGGTGGGGGGTgcggggggtggagggtggggtggggtgggtcgTCCTTGCGGCTGCTGCTGGCCTTGGTGCTGACCCCCGACCCTGGCCGGGCTCTGTCCGCGGTGCTGGAGGGGACTGGCCACATTCTACTGGCTCGCTGGCCAGGGAGAGCAGGAAGCTGGGTGCCCCCTCCTTCCTGAGCGGGTCTCTGCCCTGCACTGGGGCCCACAGTCAGGCACACACCCCTGCAGAGGGGTCAAGAAAGCCCCACCCACCCGCCAACCTCCCACTCCTACGATGCTTGGACAGGATGCTGGGGGGGGGGCCCAGGCTGGGCCCAGCCAGGCAAGTGGTATCCAGCTTTGCCTTCACATGGTTTGGCTGGGGGCTTTCCTGTGCGCTCAGCCTGGGCTACGGGGGGCCCCGAGGAAGCCTCCATGGGCCTCTGTCTGGAACAGTGGCACTGGGTCACCTGTGCAGGCCAGGGCTTGGCTGGGGCAGGGACAGAGCCTGCCTCTGGGGCCCCAGGGGTTGAGATCCCACGGAGCTGAGGCCCCTTATGCACTCTGGAGGTCACTGTGGGGTCAAGGTCAGCAGAATGTAGGGCTGGGGAGTCACAGCGGAGTTGGGGCACAGTCTAGGTTGCTGCATAGGGACTTGGTCTGGGGGCACCTTGACTAGGTATGAGTTCACTGGGGTGAGGTCACTGGGTCAGGGGTCGCTTGTTTTCTCCCTGAgtctcctccccgcccccactgcTGCCTCGCCCTCTGGCATCGCCAGGACCCCCTCCCAGGAAGAACTCAGGGGTGTTGAGGTCCGGCCGCCACAGCAGCAGGTAGCACTTAGGCAGGTGGGAGATGCCCAGCACACAGAAGAGGATGGCGCCCACCTGCACGGCAGGCTGGGAGACCGTGTGCACGTCGGCAAAGGGGGACGAAGGAGACCCAGGTGATGAAGTAGGCCAGCATGGCAGAGGTCAGGCCGCGGGCACCGTTGTAGCCCCCGGGCCGGCTCTTTACTGGGAAGGTGCCCAGGTAGCAGAGGAAAGCCAGCGTGGCGTTCACCAGGCCGAAGCTGACCCAGGAGCGCACGTGGCAGTGCACCAGCGCCTCCGTGGGCGGCACTTGCCAGCCTGTCGGCACCTCCGGCGGGAAGATACCAGCCAGCACCCCAC harbors:
- the DVL1 gene encoding segment polarity protein dishevelled homolog DVL-1 isoform X2, giving the protein MAETKIIYHMDEEETPYLVKLPVAPERVTLADFKNVLSNRPVHAYKFFFKSMDQDFGVVKEEISDDNARLPCFNGRVVSWLVLAEGTHSDAGSQGTDGHADLPPPLERTGGIGDSRPPSFHPNVAGSRDGMDNETGTESLVSHRRERARRRNREEAARTNGHPRGDRRRDLGLPPDSASTVLSSELESSSFIDSEEDDNTSRLSSSTEQSTSSRLIRKHKRRRRKQRLRQTDRASSFSSITDSTMSLNIITVTLNMERHHFLGISIVGQSNDRGDGGIYIGSIMKGGAVAADGRIEPGDMLLQVNDVNFENMSNDDAVRVLREIVSQTGPISLTVAKCWDPTPRSYFTIPRADPVRPIDPAAWLSHTAALTGALPRYELEEVPLTVKSDMGAVVRVMQLPDSGLEIRDRMWLKITIANAVIGADVVDWLYTHLEGFRERREARRYASSMLKRGFLRHTVNKITFSEQCYYVFGDLCSNFAALNLNSGSSGASDQDTLAPLPHPAAPWPLGQGYPYQYPGPPPCFPPAYQDPGFGYGSGSAGSQQSEGSKSSGSTRSAGGSSRRALGREKESRSAGAGGSGSESDHTVPSGVGSGGWRERPAGQLSRGSSPRSQASAAAPGLPPLHPLTKAYSVVGGPPGGPPVRELAAVPPELTGSRQSFQKAMGNPCEFFVDIM
- the DVL1 gene encoding segment polarity protein dishevelled homolog DVL-1 isoform X1 — its product is MAETKIIYHMDEEETPYLVKLPVAPERVTLADFKNVLSNRPVHAYKFFFKSMDQDFGVVKEEISDDNARLPCFNGRVVSWLVLAEGTHSDAGSQGTDGHADLPPPLERTGGIGDSRPPSFHPNVAGSRDGMDNETGTESLVSHRRERARRRNREEAARTNGHPRGDRRRDLGLPPDSASTVLSSELESSSFIDSEEDDNTSRLSSSTEQSTSSRLIRKHKRRRRKQRLRQTDRASSFSSITDSTMSLNIITVTLNMERHHFLGISIVGQSNDRGDGGIYIGSIMKGGAVAADGRIEPGDMLLQVNDVNFENMSNDDAVRVLREIVSQTGPISLTVAKCWDPTPRSYFTIPRADPVRPIDPAAWLSHTAALTGALPRYGTSPCSSAVTRTSTSSLTSSVPGAPQLEEVPLTVKSDMGAVVRVMQLPDSGLEIRDRMWLKITIANAVIGADVVDWLYTHLEGFRERREARRYASSMLKRGFLRHTVNKITFSEQCYYVFGDLCSNFAALNLNSGSSGASDQDTLAPLPHPAAPWPLGQGYPYQYPGPPPCFPPAYQDPGFGYGSGSAGSQQSEGSKSSGSTRSAGGSSRRALGREKESRSAGAGGSGSESDHTVPSGVGSGGWRERPAGQLSRGSSPRSQASAAAPGLPPLHPLTKAYSVVGGPPGGPPVRELAAVPPELTGSRQSFQKAMGNPCEFFVDIM
- the DVL1 gene encoding segment polarity protein dishevelled homolog DVL-1 isoform X3 yields the protein MAETKIIYHMDEEETPYLVKLPVAPERVTLADFKNVLSNRPVHAYKFFFKSMDQDFGVVKEEISDDNARLPCFNGRVVSWLVLAEGTHSDAGSQGTDGHADLPPPLERTGGIGDSRPPSFHPNVAGSRDGMDNETGTESLVSHRRERARRRNREEAARTNGHPRGDRRRDLGLPPDSASTVLSSELESSSFIDSEEDDNTSRLSSSTEQSTSSRLIRKHKRRRRKQRLRQTDRASSFSSITDSTMSLNIITVTLNMERHHFLGISIVGQSNDRGDGGIYIGSIMKGGAVAADGRIEPGDMLLQVNDVNFENMSNDDAVRVLREIVSQTGPISLTVAKCWDPTPRSYFTIPRADPVRPIDPAAWLSHTAALTGALPRYGTSPCSSAVTRTSTSSLTSSVPGAPQLEEVPLTVKSDMGAVVRVMQLPDSGLEIRDRMWLKITIANAVIGADVVDWLYTHLEGFRERREARRYASSMLKRGFLRHTVNKITFSEQCYYVFGDLCSNFAALNLNSGSSGASDQDTLAPLPHPAAPWPLGQGYPYQYPGPPPCFPPAYQDPGFGYGSGSAGSQQSEALD